One part of the Atribacterota bacterium genome encodes these proteins:
- a CDS encoding class I SAM-dependent methyltransferase encodes MAIFDLEAENYDKWYETKMGEHIDNVETECAFSLFKVKPGMHILDVGCGTGNFSIKLAQLGTFVIGVDTSREMLAKARKKAEQKKAKIEFKEMDCLNLEFLDNTFDGVLSMATIEFISDYPRMVLEMFRVCKRGGLILVGSINKDSVWGQLYQEVEYQNKVKVFQYARFRTPEEIIKIKHESLVDVRECLFIPPDLTESEISLFKEEEFSRYKRGGFFCVLWHK; translated from the coding sequence TTGGCAATATTTGATTTAGAAGCAGAAAATTATGATAAATGGTATGAAACTAAAATGGGAGAACATATCGACAATGTAGAGACAGAATGCGCTTTCAGCCTCTTTAAAGTAAAACCTGGCATGCATATTCTGGATGTCGGTTGTGGAACCGGCAATTTCAGCATAAAACTAGCACAGTTAGGCACATTTGTTATAGGAGTTGATACTTCCCGGGAGATGTTAGCTAAAGCACGTAAAAAAGCCGAACAGAAAAAAGCAAAGATTGAATTTAAGGAAATGGATTGTCTGAATTTAGAATTTCTGGATAATACCTTTGATGGAGTTTTATCGATGGCTACCATTGAGTTTATTTCTGATTACCCCAGGATGGTTTTAGAAATGTTTCGAGTTTGCAAGAGAGGAGGTCTCATTCTGGTAGGTAGTATCAATAAAGATAGTGTCTGGGGACAATTATACCAGGAAGTAGAATATCAGAACAAAGTAAAGGTATTTCAGTATGCCCGTTTCAGAACTCCTGAAGAGATAATTAAGATTAAACATGAATCCCTAGTAGATGTTAGGGAATGTCTTTTTATACCGCCTGATTTGACAGAATCAGAAATTAGTCTATTCAAAGAAGAGGAATTTTCCCGCTATAAACGTGGAGGTTTTTTCTGTGTTCTCTGGCATAAATAA